A portion of the Calliphora vicina chromosome 5, idCalVici1.1, whole genome shotgun sequence genome contains these proteins:
- the TpnC47D gene encoding troponin C, which yields MDPVIDEDLTPEQIAVLQKAFNSFDHQKCGSISTEMVADILRLMGQPFDKKILEELIEEVDEDKSGRLEFEEFVQLAAKFIVEEDDEAMQKELREAFRLYDKQGNGYIPTSCLREILRELDDQLTNEELDIMIEEIDSDGSGTVDFDEFMEMMTGE from the exons ATGGATCCCGTTATT GATGAAGATCTTACCCCCGAGCAAATTGCTGTTTTGCAAAAAGCTTTCAACAGTTTCGATCACCAAAAATGTGGCAGTATCTCCACTGAAATGGTTGCCGATATCTTGCGTTTGATGGGTCAACCCTTCGACAAGAAGATCTTGGAAGAACTTATCGAAGAAGTCGATGAGGATAAGTCTGGCCGTTTGGAATTCGAAGAATTCGTACAATTGGCTGCCAAATTCATTGTTGAAGAAGATGACGAAGCTATGCAAAAGGAATTGCGCGAAGCCTTCCGTTTGTACGACAAACAAGGCAACGGTTATATTCCCACCTCCTGCTTGCGTGAAATCTTGCGCGAATTGGACGATCAATTGACCAACGAAGAATTGGACATCATGATTGAAGAAATCGATTCTGATGGTTCCGGCACTGTTGATTTTGATG AATTCATGGAAATGATGACTggcgaataa